In Thermus caldifontis, the following proteins share a genomic window:
- a CDS encoding O-acetylhomoserine aminocarboxypropyltransferase/cysteine synthase family protein produces the protein MNYDTLAVLAGLPEDPHGAVGLPIYAVAAYGFRTLEEGAKRFATGEGYVYARQKDPTARALEERLKALEGAMEAEVFASGQAATFAALMALLRPGDEVVAAKGLFGQTIGLFQQVLAPWGIRVRYVEPEPQRVRQALTEVTRAIFVETMANPALIVPDLEGLASVAEEKGIALVVDNTFGAAGALAKPLRWGAHVVVESLTKWASGHGSVLGGAVVVREAHIWRNYPQFWEPDARGQVPWEALGPRCYPERVRTLGLSLMGMALSPFNAYLLFQGLETVALRVKRMSETALYLAEALRGHPKIQALRYPGLPQDPAYPMAQKYLASGGPMFTLDLGSQEAAGRFLGAIPLPKAANLGDARTLLVHPWTTTHSRLSEEGRLQAGVTPGLVRVSVGLEDPLDIEAWFREALDGV, from the coding sequence ATGAACTACGACACCTTGGCGGTGCTTGCGGGGTTACCCGAGGACCCCCATGGAGCGGTGGGGCTTCCCATCTACGCCGTGGCCGCCTACGGCTTTAGGACCCTGGAGGAGGGGGCAAAGCGGTTTGCCACCGGGGAGGGCTACGTATATGCCCGGCAGAAGGACCCTACGGCCAGGGCCTTGGAGGAGAGGCTTAAAGCCCTTGAGGGAGCCATGGAGGCGGAGGTTTTTGCCTCGGGGCAGGCGGCCACCTTCGCTGCCCTAATGGCGCTTCTCCGCCCAGGGGATGAGGTGGTGGCGGCCAAGGGGCTTTTCGGCCAGACCATCGGCCTTTTCCAGCAGGTTTTGGCCCCTTGGGGGATACGGGTGCGTTACGTGGAGCCCGAGCCCCAGCGGGTTCGCCAGGCCCTTACCGAGGTTACCCGGGCCATCTTCGTGGAAACCATGGCCAATCCTGCCCTGATCGTGCCGGACCTCGAGGGCCTGGCCTCCGTGGCCGAGGAGAAGGGGATTGCCCTGGTGGTGGACAACACCTTCGGCGCCGCAGGGGCGCTGGCTAAGCCCCTAAGGTGGGGAGCCCACGTGGTGGTGGAGAGCCTCACCAAGTGGGCGAGCGGCCACGGCTCGGTGCTGGGGGGAGCGGTGGTGGTGCGGGAAGCCCATATCTGGCGGAACTACCCGCAGTTTTGGGAGCCGGATGCTAGGGGCCAGGTGCCCTGGGAGGCCTTGGGGCCCAGGTGCTACCCGGAAAGGGTGCGCACCCTGGGGCTTTCCCTTATGGGTATGGCCCTATCCCCCTTCAACGCCTACCTTCTCTTCCAGGGCCTGGAAACCGTAGCCCTCAGGGTAAAGCGGATGAGCGAAACGGCCCTCTATCTGGCGGAGGCTCTTAGGGGCCATCCCAAGATCCAAGCCCTTCGTTACCCTGGCTTGCCCCAAGACCCCGCCTACCCCATGGCCCAAAAGTACCTGGCCTCGGGGGGGCCCATGTTTACCCTGGACCTGGGAAGCCAGGAGGCGGCAGGCCGCTTTTTAGGGGCCATTCCCTTGCCCAAGGCCGCTAACCTGGGGGATGCCCGCACCCTTCTCGTGCACCCGTGGACCACCACCCATAGCCGCCTTTCGGAGGAGGGGAGGCTTCAGGCGGGAGTTACCCCGGGCTTGGTGCGGGTTTCCGTGGGGCTGGAGGACCCTTTGGACATCGAGGCCTGGTTCCGGGAGGCCTTGGACGGTGTGTAG
- the polX gene encoding DNA polymerase/3'-5' exonuclease PolX: protein MRNQELARLFEEIGLMSEFLGDNPFRVRAYYQAARTLYDLDTPIEEVAKGGKEALLTLPGIGPDLAEKILEFLATGGIKKHRELAERVPVGVLAVMEVPGVGPKTARQLYDQLGIDSLERLREALDRGDLLRLKGFGPKKAERIREGLALVQVAGKRRPLGAVLSLARNLLAAIRALPGVEKAELCGSARRYKDTVGDLDYLVAAERGEEVVKAFVKLPQVKEAYAQGKERATVFLKNGLQVDLRVVPPESWGSGLQYLTGSKEHSIQLRSLAQERGLKLSEYGVFRGEKRLAGETEEGVYEALGLPFIPPPLREDRGEIEAALGGKLPRLLELSQIQGDLQVHSTYSDGQNSLEELWQAAKALGYQYLGVTDHSPAVRVAGGPSPEEALRRVETIRRFNETHGPPYLLAGAEVDIRPDGALDYPDWVLRELDLVLISIHSGFKLSKAEQTKRVLKALENPFVHVLAHPTARLIGRRAPIEADWEAILRKAKEMGVAVEIDGYYDRMDLPDDLARLAYGMGLWVSLSTDAHQVEHLRFMELAVGTAQRAWIGPERVLNTLSYQELLAWLKARRGL from the coding sequence ATGAGGAACCAGGAGCTGGCCCGCCTCTTTGAGGAGATCGGGCTCATGAGCGAGTTTTTGGGGGATAACCCCTTTAGGGTGCGGGCCTATTACCAGGCGGCCCGGACCCTTTACGACCTGGATACCCCCATTGAGGAGGTGGCCAAAGGGGGAAAAGAGGCCCTTCTGACCCTTCCTGGCATCGGCCCCGACCTGGCGGAGAAGATCCTGGAGTTTCTCGCCACCGGGGGTATCAAGAAGCACCGGGAACTTGCGGAGCGCGTACCTGTGGGGGTCTTGGCGGTGATGGAGGTACCCGGGGTGGGGCCCAAGACCGCCCGGCAGCTTTATGACCAGCTGGGCATCGACTCCTTGGAAAGACTAAGGGAAGCCCTGGATAGGGGAGACCTGCTTCGCCTCAAGGGCTTCGGCCCCAAAAAGGCGGAAAGGATCCGGGAGGGGCTGGCCTTGGTCCAGGTGGCGGGTAAACGCAGGCCCTTGGGGGCGGTGCTTTCCTTGGCGCGGAACCTGCTTGCCGCCATCCGAGCCCTGCCCGGTGTGGAGAAGGCGGAACTTTGCGGGTCCGCCCGGCGGTACAAGGACACCGTGGGGGACCTGGACTACCTGGTGGCCGCCGAGAGGGGCGAGGAGGTGGTAAAGGCCTTTGTGAAGCTTCCCCAGGTGAAGGAGGCGTACGCTCAGGGCAAGGAGCGGGCCACCGTGTTCCTTAAAAATGGCCTCCAGGTGGACCTGCGGGTGGTGCCGCCCGAGAGTTGGGGTTCCGGGCTCCAGTACCTCACCGGAAGCAAGGAGCACTCCATCCAGCTCCGTTCCCTGGCCCAGGAGAGGGGTCTGAAGCTTTCCGAGTACGGGGTTTTCCGCGGGGAAAAGCGCCTGGCGGGGGAGACGGAGGAGGGGGTCTATGAGGCCTTGGGCCTGCCCTTCATCCCCCCACCCCTCAGGGAGGACCGGGGGGAGATAGAAGCGGCGCTTGGGGGGAAGCTTCCGAGGCTGTTGGAGCTTTCCCAGATCCAGGGGGATTTGCAGGTGCATTCCACCTACTCCGACGGCCAGAACAGCCTCGAGGAGCTCTGGCAGGCGGCCAAGGCCCTGGGCTACCAGTACCTGGGGGTGACGGACCACTCCCCGGCGGTGCGGGTGGCAGGGGGGCCCTCCCCGGAGGAGGCCTTAAGGCGGGTAGAAACCATCCGCCGCTTCAATGAAACCCATGGCCCCCCGTACCTCCTGGCGGGGGCGGAGGTGGATATAAGGCCCGATGGCGCCTTGGACTACCCGGACTGGGTGTTAAGGGAGCTGGACCTGGTGCTCATCTCCATCCACTCGGGTTTTAAGCTTTCCAAGGCCGAGCAGACCAAGCGCGTCCTAAAGGCCCTGGAGAACCCTTTTGTCCATGTCCTGGCCCACCCCACCGCCAGGCTCATTGGCCGGCGGGCCCCCATCGAGGCCGATTGGGAGGCCATTTTGCGCAAGGCCAAGGAGATGGGGGTGGCGGTGGAGATCGACGGCTACTATGACCGCATGGACCTACCCGACGACCTGGCGCGCTTGGCCTATGGCATGGGCCTTTGGGTGAGCCTTTCCACCGATGCCCACCAGGTGGAGCACCTGCGCTTCATGGAGCTTGCGGTGGGCACGGCCCAAAGGGCTTGGATCGGGCCGGAACGGGTTTTAAACACCCTCTCGTACCAGGAGCTTCTTGCCTGGCTCAAAGCCCGGCGAGGCCTTTAG
- a CDS encoding HTH domain-containing protein: MPPPDRFRKAVLEMLKQEGRPLHYTEVGRRLKESGLWAHVREPEKIAKIRLSALARWHRGPVVALGKGLYALREEGDTSPEP; the protein is encoded by the coding sequence ATGCCCCCACCGGACCGGTTCCGCAAGGCGGTGCTGGAGATGCTAAAACAGGAGGGCCGGCCTCTTCACTACACCGAGGTAGGCCGCCGCCTGAAGGAGTCGGGGCTTTGGGCCCACGTTCGGGAACCGGAAAAGATCGCCAAGATCCGGCTCTCCGCCCTGGCCCGCTGGCACAGGGGCCCGGTGGTGGCCCTGGGCAAGGGCCTGTACGCCCTTAGGGAAGAAGGCGATACGAGCCCAGAACCTTAA
- a CDS encoding aminopeptidase, translating into MSAFQENLEKLAHLAVRVGLNLQPGQEVIATAPIEAVDFVRLLAEKAYQHGASLFTVIYGDNVLSRKRLSLTPEEGLDKAPAWLYEGMAKAFREGAARLAVSGNDPKALEGIPPDRIGRAQQAQSRAYKPALEAISQFVTNWSIVPFAHPGWAKAVFPQLPEEEAVGRLWQAIFQATRADTLDPVAAWEAHNRSLHQKVAYLNERRFSAIHFRGPGTDLMVGLAEGHLWQGGATPTQKGLLCNPNLPTEEVFTAPHRERVEGIVRASRPLALGGQLVEGIWARFEGGYAVEVGAEKGQEVLLKVLSTDEGARRLGEVALVPADNPIARTGLVFFDTLFDENAASHIAFGQAYAENLEGRPTGEEFLRRGGNQSLVHIDWMIGSEEIQVDGILEDGTRVPLMRQGLWVI; encoded by the coding sequence GTGAGTGCCTTTCAGGAAAACCTAGAAAAGTTGGCCCATCTGGCCGTCCGGGTAGGGCTGAACCTTCAGCCAGGGCAGGAAGTTATCGCCACCGCCCCCATTGAGGCCGTGGATTTTGTCCGCCTCTTGGCGGAAAAAGCTTACCAGCACGGAGCAAGCCTCTTCACGGTCATCTACGGGGATAACGTCCTTTCCCGCAAGCGCCTTTCCCTGACGCCAGAGGAAGGCTTGGACAAGGCCCCGGCCTGGCTCTACGAGGGCATGGCCAAGGCCTTCCGCGAGGGGGCTGCCCGGCTGGCGGTTTCCGGCAACGACCCCAAGGCCCTGGAGGGCATTCCCCCAGACCGCATAGGCCGGGCCCAGCAGGCGCAAAGCCGGGCCTACAAGCCGGCCCTCGAGGCCATCAGCCAGTTCGTCACCAACTGGTCCATCGTGCCCTTCGCTCACCCTGGCTGGGCCAAGGCGGTCTTTCCCCAGCTACCCGAGGAGGAGGCGGTGGGTAGGCTCTGGCAGGCCATCTTCCAGGCCACCCGCGCGGATACCCTAGACCCCGTGGCCGCCTGGGAAGCCCATAACCGCTCCTTACACCAGAAGGTGGCCTACCTGAACGAAAGGCGTTTCTCCGCTATCCACTTCCGAGGCCCAGGAACCGACCTGATGGTGGGCCTGGCGGAGGGGCACCTCTGGCAAGGAGGGGCCACCCCCACCCAGAAGGGGCTTCTTTGCAATCCCAACCTACCCACGGAGGAGGTCTTCACCGCCCCCCATCGGGAACGGGTGGAAGGGATCGTGCGGGCCAGCCGCCCCTTGGCCTTGGGGGGCCAGCTGGTGGAGGGCATCTGGGCCCGCTTTGAGGGGGGGTATGCGGTGGAGGTGGGGGCGGAAAAGGGCCAGGAGGTTCTCCTTAAGGTCCTTTCCACCGACGAGGGGGCCCGGAGGCTTGGAGAGGTGGCCCTGGTACCCGCCGACAACCCCATCGCCAGGACGGGCCTGGTTTTCTTTGACACCCTCTTTGACGAAAACGCCGCCAGCCACATCGCCTTTGGACAGGCCTATGCGGAGAACCTGGAAGGACGCCCCACCGGGGAAGAGTTCCTAAGGCGCGGGGGAAACCAAAGCCTGGTGCACATCGATTGGATGATCGGCTCCGAGGAAATCCAGGTGGATGGGATCCTGGAGGATGGTACCCGCGTGCCCCTTATGCGCCAGGGGCTTTGGGTGATCTAG
- a CDS encoding cation:proton antiporter has translation MPGVLLLAYLSGVLLVRLGLPAFLGYLGIGMVLRLLGFPGDPLLDFFSDLGVYLLLFTVGLGLRLERLVRREVWVTGVSQLLLLPVFLAALYILGLAQNLLSLLVLAVALINPSTVLLARVLQGKGELSALHGQLALGISVFLDVVSLALLILVGFQGVGALGFSVLALPFLRPLLVRLFHLAQNAELKLLLGVGLALLGAELARFLQAPEALGALFMGLGLSRYPGVGEVAERLWALRETFLVAFFLRAGMAVGPDGVFVGLLLLLLLLLKPVFLFLPLVRQGFRARTAFLVGVGLGTYSEFGLVVAGILQGLGQLTPQGVGAVALAVGGSFLLGAPMVQRAHLFYERWKPWLKGWEKPGLHPDEEPRGALGANWLVVGMGRTGAAAYRFLAGRGERVLGLDSDPAKVEYHSSKGRRVLYGDAEDPVLWEGLDLNGVKGVVLALPDLEARLQATRALRAKGFAGVVGAVSYAKEEDARLLEAGVDVVFHPLLEAGERLAERVLQASEA, from the coding sequence GTGCCCGGCGTGTTGCTGCTGGCCTACCTTTCCGGCGTCTTATTGGTGCGCCTGGGGTTGCCGGCGTTTCTGGGTTACCTCGGTATCGGGATGGTGTTGAGGCTCCTGGGCTTTCCCGGTGATCCCCTTTTGGACTTTTTCTCAGACCTTGGCGTCTACCTTTTGCTTTTCACCGTGGGTCTCGGCCTGCGCTTAGAACGCCTGGTGCGCCGGGAAGTTTGGGTCACCGGGGTTTCTCAGCTCCTCTTGCTTCCGGTTTTCCTGGCCGCCCTCTATATCCTGGGTCTGGCGCAGAATCTCTTGTCCCTACTGGTGTTGGCCGTGGCCCTTATCAATCCCAGCACCGTGCTTCTGGCCCGGGTGCTTCAAGGCAAAGGGGAGCTTTCTGCCTTGCACGGGCAGCTGGCCTTGGGCATCTCGGTCTTTCTGGACGTGGTATCGCTGGCCCTGCTCATTCTGGTGGGGTTCCAAGGGGTCGGGGCTTTAGGGTTCTCCGTCTTGGCCCTTCCTTTCTTACGACCGCTACTGGTCCGCTTGTTTCACTTGGCCCAAAACGCCGAGCTCAAGCTCCTTCTGGGTGTGGGGCTGGCCCTTTTGGGGGCGGAGCTGGCCCGCTTCCTTCAGGCCCCGGAGGCTTTAGGGGCTCTCTTTATGGGCTTGGGGTTGTCCCGCTACCCGGGGGTAGGGGAGGTGGCGGAAAGGCTCTGGGCGCTGAGGGAGACATTTTTAGTGGCCTTCTTCCTTAGGGCGGGGATGGCGGTAGGTCCCGATGGGGTTTTTGTGGGGCTTTTGCTTTTGCTCCTGCTACTGCTGAAGCCGGTTTTTCTCTTTCTACCTCTGGTCCGCCAGGGCTTTAGAGCCCGCACGGCTTTTTTGGTGGGGGTGGGCCTAGGCACCTATTCGGAGTTTGGCCTGGTGGTGGCGGGGATCCTCCAGGGGTTGGGGCAGCTGACGCCCCAAGGGGTGGGAGCGGTGGCCCTGGCGGTGGGGGGTTCTTTTCTGTTGGGAGCCCCTATGGTCCAAAGGGCCCACCTTTTTTACGAGAGGTGGAAACCCTGGCTTAAGGGTTGGGAGAAGCCTGGTCTACACCCCGACGAGGAACCCCGGGGGGCCTTAGGAGCAAACTGGCTGGTGGTGGGCATGGGCCGGACGGGGGCAGCGGCGTATCGCTTTCTCGCGGGGAGGGGCGAAAGGGTTTTGGGTTTGGATAGCGACCCGGCCAAGGTGGAGTACCACAGTTCCAAGGGCCGGCGGGTGCTCTATGGGGATGCCGAGGACCCGGTCCTTTGGGAGGGGTTGGATCTGAATGGGGTTAAGGGGGTCGTGCTAGCGCTCCCCGACCTCGAGGCCCGCCTCCAGGCCACCAGGGCCCTGCGGGCCAAGGGCTTTGCGGGCGTAGTGGGGGCGGTGAGTTACGCCAAGGAGGAGGATGCCCGGCTTTTGGAGGCTGGGGTGGATGTGGTGTTCCATCCGCTTCTGGAGGCCGGGGAGCGGCTTGCAGAAAGGGTTTTACAGGCCAGCGAAGCCTAG
- a CDS encoding dihydroorotate dehydrogenase-like protein has protein sequence MDLSTTYLGLKLDHPLVASASPLTEKLDGFLRLEDGGAAAIVMHSLFEEQVTLEEELLDHYLHYGHESYAEALSYFPKAHEYRLTPERYLDLLSRAKERVSVPIIASLNGISRGGWVEYAKLLEEAGANALELNLYYIPTDPSLSASEVEAMDLDTIRAVVESVRIPVAVKVGHAFTAFAHFAKRVEDTGAKALVLFNRFYQPDIDLATLSVVPTLSLSRPYEALLRIHWIALLYGRVGLELALTGGVHSGKEAAKGLLSGAQVVMMTSAILEKGPHHFRTVLEELKAFMEEKEYESVEEMRGVLSYQKVAEPAAFERANYLKVLGSYRLLP, from the coding sequence ATGGATCTGAGCACCACCTACCTGGGGCTAAAGCTGGACCACCCTTTGGTGGCTTCCGCCTCGCCCCTCACGGAAAAGCTGGATGGGTTCTTGCGCCTGGAGGATGGGGGAGCGGCGGCCATCGTGATGCACTCCCTCTTTGAGGAGCAGGTGACCCTCGAGGAGGAGTTGCTGGACCATTATCTCCACTACGGCCACGAAAGCTACGCCGAGGCCCTCTCGTACTTTCCCAAAGCCCACGAGTACCGCCTAACCCCAGAGCGCTATCTGGATCTCCTCTCCCGGGCCAAGGAACGGGTTTCCGTTCCCATCATCGCCAGCTTGAACGGCATCAGCCGGGGGGGATGGGTGGAGTACGCCAAGCTCTTGGAGGAGGCCGGGGCCAACGCCCTGGAGCTCAACCTTTACTACATCCCCACCGACCCTTCCCTTTCCGCCTCAGAGGTGGAGGCCATGGACCTGGATACCATCCGCGCCGTGGTGGAAAGCGTGCGGATCCCCGTGGCGGTCAAGGTGGGGCATGCCTTCACCGCCTTCGCCCACTTCGCCAAAAGGGTGGAGGATACTGGGGCCAAGGCCTTGGTCCTCTTCAACCGGTTCTACCAGCCGGATATAGACCTGGCTACCCTTTCCGTGGTGCCCACCCTGAGCCTCTCCCGCCCCTATGAGGCCTTGCTGCGCATCCACTGGATTGCGCTCCTTTACGGCCGGGTGGGCCTGGAGCTGGCCTTGACGGGGGGTGTGCATTCGGGGAAGGAGGCGGCGAAGGGGCTTCTTTCCGGGGCCCAGGTGGTGATGATGACCTCGGCCATCCTGGAAAAGGGCCCCCATCACTTCCGCACCGTGCTGGAGGAGCTGAAGGCCTTCATGGAGGAGAAGGAGTACGAGAGCGTGGAGGAGATGCGGGGGGTCTTGAGCTACCAGAAGGTGGCGGAGCCGGCAGCCTTTGAGCGGGCCAACTACCTTAAGGTTCTGGGCTCGTATCGCCTTCTTCCCTAA
- the nifJ gene encoding pyruvate:ferredoxin (flavodoxin) oxidoreductase, translating into MRPITVDGNEAVARVAYRLSEVIAIYPITPASPMAEFCDEWAAKGEPNLFGLVPRVVEMQSEGGAAGALHGALQEGVLATTFTASQGLLLMIPDMYKIAGQALPGVIHVAARALATHALSIFGDHQDLYAVRPTGWAILVSDSVQAAQDLAAMAHITALKASLPVLHAMDGFRTSHEVQKILPLSDRELKALFPFGALEAYRRRALTPENPVIRGTAQNPDHYFQNREAINPFYLRLPQVMAETMEHFAQVTGRRYAPYEYFGHPEAERVVVVMGSASLAVEEAVEHLLKQGERVGMVRVRLYRPFHTEAFLAAFPKATRKVAVLDRGKEPGAVGEPLFQEVAAAFALRGGEVPLLVGGRYGLSSKEFTPAMALGVFEELKKERPRHGFTVGIVDDVTGTSLSYPEVDFEDPASVRAVFFALGADGTVSANKNTIKIIGEETPLYAQGYFVYDSKKSGSRTVSHLRFGPNPLNKPYLVQRANFVGIHQWSFLERLPMLGVAEEGATVLINSPYPKEEVWDRLPKPVQEEILRKNLKVYVVNAYELARRVGLPGRINTIMQAAFFKLSGVLPEEEAKARIKKGIEKSYGKRGRSVLERNFQAVELGFAAVEPLPVPGRVTSEKDLVPPMVGHPPAFVREVLGPIALGLGDNLPVSVFPADGTYPTGTARYEKRGIAEFIPTWDPGVCVQCGKCVLVCPHAVIRAKVVPEEALAQAPEGFPYRKAMWKELSGEFTLAISPDDCTGCSLCVEVCPAKDKQNPSRKALNLAPRLEVREAMNRHWDFFLSLPETPRAGLKLHTVKDVQLLEPLFEFPGACAGCGETPYLRLLSQLFGDRLIIANATGCSSIYGGNLPTTPWSKNREGRGPAWANSLFEDNAEFGLGLRLALDKKAEYARELLGDFRQVLGEALVERLLAETGPEEVEKRRQDVALLRERLKALDDPKARDLLAVADALIPHSVWIVGGDGWAYDIGYGGLDHVLASGANVKVLVLDTEVYSNTGGQASKATGLGAVAKFAAAGKPTPKKDLAFMAMSYGHVYVAQIAMGASDAHTVKAFLEAEAHKGPALLIAYSHCIAHGIDMAKGMEHQRLAERTGYWPLFRYIPGQGLVLDSKPPTLPLREYLYAENRYRLLLQTLPEEAEAFLKRAEEAVRERWERLSRMAAKEVVPN; encoded by the coding sequence ATGCGTCCCATTACCGTGGACGGGAACGAGGCGGTGGCCCGGGTGGCCTACCGTTTGAGCGAGGTGATCGCCATTTACCCCATCACCCCGGCAAGCCCTATGGCGGAGTTTTGCGACGAGTGGGCAGCCAAGGGGGAGCCCAACCTGTTCGGGCTGGTGCCCCGGGTGGTGGAGATGCAGTCCGAGGGCGGGGCGGCAGGGGCCCTTCACGGGGCCCTGCAGGAAGGGGTTTTGGCCACCACCTTCACCGCCAGCCAGGGCCTCCTGCTCATGATCCCCGACATGTACAAGATCGCCGGCCAGGCCCTTCCAGGGGTGATCCACGTGGCCGCCCGTGCCTTGGCCACCCATGCCCTATCCATCTTTGGGGATCACCAGGACCTGTATGCGGTACGGCCCACGGGGTGGGCGATCCTGGTCTCGGACTCCGTCCAAGCGGCCCAGGACCTGGCAGCCATGGCCCACATCACCGCCCTGAAGGCAAGCCTCCCGGTACTTCACGCCATGGATGGTTTCCGCACCTCCCACGAGGTGCAAAAGATCCTGCCCCTTTCCGACCGGGAGCTAAAGGCCCTTTTCCCCTTTGGGGCCCTCGAGGCCTACCGCCGGCGGGCCCTCACCCCGGAAAATCCCGTGATCCGGGGCACCGCGCAAAACCCCGACCATTACTTCCAAAACCGGGAGGCCATCAACCCCTTCTACCTGCGCCTGCCCCAGGTGATGGCCGAAACCATGGAACACTTTGCCCAGGTTACCGGGCGCCGCTATGCCCCATACGAGTACTTCGGCCACCCGGAGGCTGAGCGGGTGGTGGTGGTCATGGGCTCGGCCTCCCTGGCGGTGGAGGAGGCGGTGGAGCACCTCCTGAAGCAAGGGGAGAGGGTGGGAATGGTGCGGGTGCGCCTGTACCGCCCCTTCCATACGGAGGCTTTTCTCGCTGCCTTTCCCAAGGCCACGCGTAAAGTGGCGGTCCTGGACCGGGGCAAGGAGCCGGGGGCCGTGGGAGAGCCCCTTTTCCAGGAGGTGGCGGCGGCCTTTGCCCTAAGGGGTGGGGAGGTTCCTCTGCTGGTGGGAGGGAGGTACGGGCTTTCCTCCAAGGAGTTCACCCCGGCCATGGCCCTGGGGGTGTTTGAGGAGCTGAAGAAGGAGAGGCCCCGGCACGGCTTCACCGTGGGGATCGTGGACGATGTGACGGGCACGAGCCTTTCCTACCCAGAGGTGGACTTTGAGGACCCAGCCTCGGTGCGGGCGGTCTTCTTTGCCCTAGGGGCCGACGGGACCGTGAGCGCCAACAAGAACACCATCAAGATCATCGGGGAGGAGACCCCCCTTTACGCCCAGGGGTACTTCGTCTACGACTCCAAAAAGTCCGGCTCCCGCACGGTTAGCCACCTGCGCTTTGGCCCAAACCCCTTGAACAAGCCCTACCTGGTGCAGAGGGCCAACTTTGTGGGTATCCACCAGTGGAGCTTCCTGGAGCGCCTTCCCATGCTGGGGGTGGCGGAGGAGGGGGCCACGGTCCTCATCAACAGCCCCTACCCCAAGGAGGAGGTCTGGGACCGTCTGCCCAAGCCTGTCCAGGAGGAGATCCTCAGGAAGAACCTCAAGGTCTACGTGGTCAACGCCTATGAGCTGGCCAGGCGGGTGGGCCTTCCCGGGCGCATCAACACCATCATGCAGGCTGCCTTCTTCAAGCTTTCCGGGGTTTTGCCCGAGGAGGAGGCCAAGGCCCGCATCAAGAAGGGCATAGAAAAAAGCTACGGCAAGCGGGGCAGGTCGGTGCTGGAGCGGAACTTCCAGGCGGTGGAGCTGGGCTTTGCGGCGGTGGAGCCCCTCCCCGTTCCCGGCAGGGTTACCTCGGAAAAGGACCTGGTGCCGCCGATGGTGGGCCACCCCCCCGCCTTTGTGCGGGAGGTGCTGGGGCCCATCGCCTTGGGGCTTGGGGACAACTTGCCGGTCTCCGTCTTTCCTGCGGATGGCACCTACCCCACGGGGACGGCTCGGTACGAGAAGCGGGGCATCGCCGAGTTCATCCCCACCTGGGACCCCGGGGTGTGCGTGCAGTGCGGCAAGTGCGTTTTGGTCTGCCCCCATGCGGTGATCCGGGCCAAGGTGGTGCCGGAGGAGGCCCTGGCCCAGGCCCCCGAGGGTTTCCCCTACCGCAAGGCCATGTGGAAGGAACTGAGCGGGGAGTTTACCTTGGCCATCAGCCCCGACGACTGCACCGGGTGTTCCCTTTGCGTGGAGGTCTGCCCCGCCAAGGATAAGCAAAACCCAAGCCGCAAGGCCTTGAACCTGGCTCCCCGCTTGGAGGTGCGGGAGGCCATGAACCGGCACTGGGACTTCTTCCTCTCCTTGCCGGAAACACCCAGGGCCGGCCTTAAGCTCCACACCGTGAAGGATGTGCAGCTTCTGGAGCCCTTGTTTGAGTTCCCTGGGGCCTGCGCGGGGTGCGGGGAAACCCCCTACCTTAGGCTTCTTTCCCAGCTTTTTGGCGACCGCCTCATCATCGCCAACGCCACCGGATGTAGTTCCATTTACGGGGGGAACCTTCCCACCACCCCCTGGAGCAAAAACCGGGAAGGCCGGGGCCCGGCCTGGGCCAACTCCCTCTTTGAGGACAACGCCGAGTTCGGCCTAGGCCTGCGCCTGGCCTTGGACAAGAAGGCGGAGTACGCCCGGGAGCTGCTGGGGGATTTCCGGCAGGTCCTAGGTGAGGCGCTGGTGGAGAGGCTCCTTGCGGAAACAGGGCCGGAGGAGGTGGAAAAGAGGCGGCAGGATGTGGCCCTTCTGAGGGAAAGGCTGAAGGCCCTGGACGATCCCAAGGCCCGGGACCTCTTGGCGGTGGCGGACGCCCTAATCCCCCACTCGGTCTGGATCGTGGGCGGGGATGGCTGGGCCTACGATATCGGCTACGGGGGCCTGGACCATGTGCTGGCCAGTGGGGCCAACGTGAAGGTCCTGGTTCTGGACACCGAGGTCTACTCCAACACCGGGGGGCAGGCCTCCAAGGCCACGGGCCTGGGGGCGGTGGCCAAGTTCGCCGCCGCGGGTAAGCCCACCCCCAAGAAGGACCTGGCCTTCATGGCCATGAGCTACGGGCATGTTTACGTGGCCCAGATCGCCATGGGGGCGAGCGATGCCCACACGGTGAAGGCCTTCCTCGAGGCGGAGGCCCATAAGGGCCCGGCCCTCCTCATCGCCTACAGCCACTGCATCGCCCACGGCATCGACATGGCCAAGGGCATGGAGCACCAGAGGCTGGCGGAGCGCACGGGGTACTGGCCCCTTTTCCGCTACATCCCTGGCCAAGGGCTCGTCCTGGATTCCAAGCCCCCCACGTTGCCGCTCAGGGAATACCTTTATGCGGAAAACCGCTACCGGCTTCTCCTCCAGACCCTTCCCGAGGAGGCCGAGGCCTTTTTAAAGCGGGCAGAGGAAGCGGTGCGGGAAAGGTGGGAGAGGCTTTCCCGCATGGCGGCGAAGGAGGTTGTGCCAAACTGA